From one Triticum urartu cultivar G1812 chromosome 3, Tu2.1, whole genome shotgun sequence genomic stretch:
- the LOC125548347 gene encoding F-box/kelch-repeat protein At1g80440-like has product MGDLIPGLPEEVARECLLRVGFRQLPAARRTSRQWKAEVESPLYGRLRRANGHARPILALAQALPALAASGPARKYAASAALSNSYRLVLHDPADGGWATLPPLPGGRGLPLFCQLAAVACGERRKLVVVGGWDPETWAPTDTVHVYDFLEGAWRSGAPMPGPRRSFFACAATGRRVFVAGGHDEEKNALRSAAAYDAEADAWAALPDMALERDEPRGVRVGARFVVVGGYPTEAQGRFTGTGEAFDTDAWAWDPVLDRIVNEGACPGTCCAAPSAAGAMYMLRDGHLAVRDGDSGWRAVAPVPEDGRAATVIVAIGDGRVAAIGAGRHGGEQAVYVLNKEAGTNGAAPSWARARAPQEFAGHVQAACCVEV; this is encoded by the coding sequence ATGGGTGACCTGATTCCGGGGCTCCCGGAGGAGGTGGCGCGGGAATGCCTGCTCCGGGTGGGGTTCCGTCAGCTCCCAGCAGCGCGCCGCACCTCGCGGCAGTGGAAGGCGGAGGTGGAGTCGCCGCTCTACGGCCGCCTCCGCCGGGCCAACGGCCATGCCCGCCCGATCCTCGCCCTCGCCCAGGCCCTTCCCGCGCTCGCCGCCTCCGGCCCGGCCCGCAAGTACGCTGCGTCCGCCGCCCTCTCCAACTCCTACCGGCTCGTGCTCCACGACCCGGCCGACGGAGGGTGGGCCACTCTGCCCCCGCTCCCAGGCGGCCGGGGGCTCCCGCTCTTCTGCCAGCTCGCCGCCGTGGCCTGTGGCGAGAGGAGGAAGCTGGTGGTGGTGGGCGGCTGGGACCCTGAGACGTGGGCGCCGACGGACACGGTGCACGTGTACGACTTCCTGGAGGGCGCGTGGCGGAGCGGCGCGCCGATGCCTGGGCCGCGTCGGTCGTTCTTCGCATGCGCGGCGACCGGAAGAAGGGTGTTCGTCGCCGGCGGCCACGACGAGGAGAAGAACGCGCTGCGGTCGGCGGCGGCATACGACGCCGAGGCCGACGCGTGGGCGGCGCTGCCCGACATGGCGCTGGAGCGGGACGAGCCAAGAGGGGTCCGCGTCGGCGCCAGGTTCGTCGTGGTTGGCGGGTACCCGACGGAGGCGCAGGGCCGGTTCACCGGCACCGGCGAGGCATTCGACACAGACGCCTGGGCGTGGGATCCAGTGCTGGACAGGATAGTCAACGAGGGGGCGTGCCCGGGGACGTGCTGCGCCGCGCCGTCCGCGGCAGGCgccatgtacatgctacgtgacGGCCACCTCGCGGTGCGGGACGGCGACAGCGGGTGGCGGGCGGTGGCGCCGGTACCGGAGGACGGGCGCGCGGCGACGGTCATCGTGGCCATCGGGGACGGCCGCGTGGCCGCCATCGGCGCCGGGCGCCACGGCGGTGAGCAGGCCGTGTATGTGCTCAACAAGGAGGCTGGAACCAACGGGGCGGCGCCGTCGTGGGCGCGCGCCCGGGCGCCGCAGGAGTTCGCCGGGCACGTGCAAGCCGCGTGTTGCGTAGAAGTATGA